In Symmachiella dynata, the following are encoded in one genomic region:
- a CDS encoding sulfatase, with the protein MTIRHMILTLSLLGAVWLGADRIQAAEPPRPNFVIFMTDDQRFDALSCAGNTILQTPNIDRLAAEGLRFTNMFVTNSLCAPSRATLLTGQYSHTHGVRDNKKKRIPATTPILPEILREQGYEVAFCGKSHVRGALRDRKWDYYFGFQGQGNYLKPVIAEGVDGEDLPREGYMDDVVTGKAVQWLKRRDSDKPFCLFVWFKAPHRSWLRARRHHDLFKDVAIPKPSTYDADLKGMPGKPDAFRNADNRIGDFNDVRSLDGFVKDYYATLVAVDENVGRVYDALKELKELDDTAILYTSDNGFFHGEWRAFDKRLMHEPSIRVPLLIRYPKQIAAGRVDDRMVTNVDIAPTVLDLASVKTPESMHGRSTVPLFAGDKETPWRDAWLYEYYEFPGAHSVRKHRGVRTDRWKYIHYFAEPQEYELYDLQADPDEVHNLYGQPEHEQTVQMLRKRLLELRRETGDPDLQ; encoded by the coding sequence ATGACCATTCGACACATGATCCTGACCTTGTCTCTGCTGGGTGCTGTTTGGCTGGGGGCCGATCGTATCCAAGCCGCCGAGCCGCCGCGGCCTAACTTTGTCATTTTTATGACTGACGACCAACGCTTTGACGCGCTGAGTTGCGCCGGCAATACGATTCTGCAAACCCCTAACATCGACCGCTTGGCCGCCGAAGGTTTGCGATTCACGAATATGTTCGTCACCAATTCACTCTGCGCTCCAAGCCGCGCGACATTGTTGACCGGACAATACTCTCACACACACGGCGTGCGCGACAACAAGAAAAAACGGATCCCCGCCACGACGCCGATCCTGCCGGAGATCCTCCGCGAGCAGGGTTACGAGGTCGCATTCTGCGGAAAATCCCACGTACGCGGCGCACTGCGTGATCGCAAATGGGATTACTACTTCGGCTTCCAAGGACAGGGAAATTACCTCAAACCGGTGATCGCCGAGGGGGTCGACGGCGAGGATTTGCCCCGCGAAGGGTACATGGACGATGTGGTCACCGGCAAAGCGGTGCAGTGGCTGAAGCGGCGCGATTCGGACAAGCCGTTTTGCCTGTTTGTGTGGTTCAAAGCCCCGCATCGCAGTTGGTTGCGGGCGCGGCGGCATCACGATTTATTCAAAGATGTCGCCATCCCCAAACCAAGCACCTATGACGCCGACCTCAAAGGCATGCCGGGAAAACCGGACGCGTTTCGCAATGCCGATAACCGTATCGGGGATTTTAACGACGTTCGTTCATTAGACGGCTTCGTTAAGGACTACTACGCAACGTTGGTCGCCGTCGATGAGAACGTCGGCCGCGTCTATGACGCGCTCAAAGAGCTCAAAGAACTCGATGACACGGCCATTCTCTATACCTCGGACAATGGGTTTTTCCACGGAGAATGGCGGGCGTTTGACAAACGGTTGATGCACGAACCGTCCATCCGCGTGCCGCTATTGATCCGTTATCCCAAGCAGATAGCAGCGGGCCGCGTCGATGACCGTATGGTGACCAACGTCGACATTGCCCCCACAGTGCTCGATTTGGCCAGCGTGAAAACTCCTGAATCGATGCACGGCCGCAGCACAGTGCCATTGTTCGCCGGAGACAAGGAGACCCCCTGGCGTGATGCTTGGCTGTACGAATACTACGAATTCCCCGGCGCGCACAGTGTCCGCAAACATCGCGGGGTCCGGACCGATCGTTGGAAGTACATTCACTATTTCGCGGAACCGCAGGAATACGAGTTGTATGACCTGCAAGCCGATCCGGATGAAGTGCACAATCTCTACGGGCAACCAGAGCACGAACAAACGGTGCAAATGCTGCGAAAGCGGTTGCTGGAATTACGCCGTGAAACGGGCGATCCCGATTTGCAGTGA